One stretch of Paenibacillus sp. AN1007 DNA includes these proteins:
- a CDS encoding nucleotide excision repair endonuclease, whose protein sequence is MIQITVPTPDVTITKQENPQLSHIYGFTDFHLITRELGGIFMFYNAAGELLFVGKARKLRPRIKKHFEDTVSPIKNHREEVTTIEVCLVEDPMEREIYETYIINTMRAKYNVDKVLYK, encoded by the coding sequence ATGATTCAGATTACTGTTCCAACACCGGATGTGACCATTACCAAGCAGGAGAATCCACAGTTAAGCCACATCTACGGATTTACAGATTTTCATCTGATTACGCGTGAGCTGGGCGGGATTTTTATGTTTTATAATGCCGCAGGCGAGTTGTTATTTGTCGGGAAAGCACGAAAACTAAGACCGCGAATCAAGAAGCATTTTGAAGATACCGTATCCCCTATCAAGAACCATCGTGAAGAAGTCACGACGATTGAAGTATGTCTAGTCGAAGATCCGATGGAGCGTGAAATTTACGAAACGTATATTATCAATACGATGCGGGCGAAGTATAATGTAGACAAGGTGCTGTATAAGTAA
- a CDS encoding LLM class flavin-dependent oxidoreductase, producing the protein MEIGISTFVETNPDVNTGEVISHAQRIRDVVEEIVLADQVGLDVYGVGEHHRSDYAASSPAVILAAAASQTKNIRLTSAVTVLSSDDPVRVFQDFATLDGISNGRAEIMAGRGSFIESFPLFGYDLNDYDELFDEKLDLLLKLTESEKVTWSGKHRPSFNNLGIYPRPVQEKLPVWIGSGGNQESVVRAGLLGLPLVLAIIGGRPKQFAPLVELYKKAAAHAGHDASKLTVASHSHGFIADTTDEAVEKFFRPAQAVMNQLGRERGWGHYGRETFDAARSLEGALYVGDVDTVAEKIIYLRKEVGITRFMLHTPLGTQPHNEVMRAIELLGKEVAPRVREEIARWEAEQA; encoded by the coding sequence ATGGAGATCGGAATCAGTACATTTGTGGAGACAAACCCGGATGTAAATACAGGAGAAGTTATCAGCCACGCACAGCGTATTCGTGATGTCGTGGAAGAGATTGTTTTGGCAGATCAGGTAGGTCTGGATGTATACGGCGTAGGGGAGCATCATCGTTCAGATTATGCAGCTTCATCTCCGGCAGTCATTTTGGCGGCAGCGGCTTCACAGACGAAAAATATTCGCCTGACCAGTGCAGTAACCGTGTTGTCATCGGATGATCCGGTGCGTGTATTTCAAGACTTCGCCACATTGGACGGTATTTCAAATGGACGTGCAGAGATTATGGCTGGACGCGGATCGTTTATCGAGTCCTTCCCATTATTCGGATACGATCTGAATGATTATGACGAGTTATTTGATGAGAAACTGGATCTGCTCTTGAAACTGACGGAGTCGGAAAAAGTAACCTGGTCCGGCAAACACCGTCCTTCATTCAACAACCTGGGCATCTACCCGCGCCCTGTGCAGGAGAAGCTTCCGGTCTGGATTGGCAGTGGCGGTAATCAGGAATCGGTCGTTCGTGCAGGTCTGCTCGGATTGCCGCTGGTGCTTGCCATTATTGGGGGACGTCCAAAACAATTTGCACCTTTGGTAGAGCTGTACAAAAAAGCTGCCGCACATGCAGGACATGACGCTTCCAAGCTGACGGTAGCCTCCCACTCTCACGGCTTTATTGCCGATACAACGGATGAAGCCGTGGAGAAATTTTTCCGTCCTGCACAAGCGGTGATGAACCAACTGGGACGTGAACGTGGATGGGGACATTACGGGCGTGAAACATTTGATGCAGCACGCAGCCTGGAAGGTGCGCTGTATGTAGGTGATGTGGATACGGTCGCTGAGAAAATCATCTATCTGCGCAAAGAAGTAGGCATCACCCGCTTCATGCTTCATACTCCGCTCGGCACGCAGCCTCATAACGAGGTTATGCGCGCGATTGAACTGCTCGGCAAAGAAGTTGCGCCAAGGGTTCGTGAAGAGATTGCACGCTGGGAAGCAGAGCAAGCCTAA
- a CDS encoding copper amine oxidase N-terminal domain-containing protein, protein MAVPLVLLMVVLTGCQAVGGVDVGQAMVNNTNLKSGESKQSIHINIEPDSQFATSEDLAMIKRINSISLNIDHAKMKDTETASVKGSLSMEGTKLPFHLTVDKSGMTIDVDGAQKPVYISLDTLGGAETMLLPLDTKELEKQMKQLSPKVLTFVMKHLSNPKNISVTPVQETVNGETLSLNKLHMEINGEELLAMVKPFLTSIAKDEQGLKQLIGDLYDVLYPVFESYMGLEGMEGMEGMEGMEDDEMTSIVPQSKEEAVKSIYGMIQVSLDSMLENYDQELNNLLQEMPELKTVFGPETKLNLDLFMDSKLNIRKQNMSLKVAVPASENLPVRAVTLRSDSELWNIGGAVTVDEVDTSRGVMELTEGEVTPGQVLRNFDPNSFMYQLLKNEMKITAKSIFLYPEDEEYGAITVKNTTFVPLRYLSEQLDAEVKWSKGSNEIVVIDDITGDEIALTVGSPKAVVAGKEVTMVESAFVGKNGKTYVPLRFMAESLGAEVEKEPDTGWIFIDRP, encoded by the coding sequence ATGGCAGTGCCGCTTGTTCTGCTTATGGTTGTTCTTACAGGATGTCAGGCTGTAGGCGGAGTCGATGTCGGTCAAGCCATGGTCAACAACACCAACCTGAAATCCGGTGAATCCAAACAATCCATACATATTAACATAGAGCCGGATAGTCAATTTGCAACGAGTGAAGATCTTGCAATGATTAAACGAATCAACTCGATTTCACTGAATATCGATCATGCCAAAATGAAAGACACCGAAACGGCATCGGTCAAAGGATCACTGAGCATGGAGGGAACAAAACTGCCTTTCCATCTGACCGTAGACAAGTCGGGGATGACTATTGATGTAGATGGAGCTCAGAAACCGGTTTACATCTCTCTGGATACACTTGGGGGAGCAGAGACGATGCTGCTGCCTCTGGATACGAAAGAGCTGGAGAAACAGATGAAGCAGCTTTCTCCAAAAGTATTAACTTTTGTTATGAAACATCTATCTAATCCGAAAAACATATCCGTCACACCTGTTCAGGAAACCGTAAACGGTGAAACCCTGTCTCTTAACAAGCTGCACATGGAGATTAACGGTGAAGAGCTGCTCGCTATGGTTAAGCCGTTCCTGACCAGTATTGCGAAGGATGAGCAGGGTCTCAAGCAGTTAATTGGAGACTTGTATGATGTTCTGTACCCTGTATTCGAAAGTTATATGGGCTTGGAAGGTATGGAAGGTATGGAAGGTATGGAAGGTATGGAAGACGATGAAATGACTTCTATCGTTCCGCAATCGAAGGAAGAAGCAGTTAAATCCATATATGGAATGATCCAAGTAAGCTTGGACAGCATGTTGGAGAACTATGACCAGGAACTGAACAACCTGCTTCAGGAGATGCCGGAGCTGAAAACAGTGTTTGGTCCGGAAACCAAACTGAATCTTGACTTATTCATGGACAGCAAGCTGAATATTCGCAAACAAAACATGTCGCTCAAAGTAGCTGTGCCTGCTTCGGAAAATCTGCCGGTGCGTGCTGTGACCCTTCGTTCAGACAGTGAGCTTTGGAATATAGGTGGTGCGGTCACAGTAGATGAAGTGGATACTTCACGCGGTGTAATGGAGCTGACAGAAGGGGAAGTTACCCCGGGTCAGGTGCTTCGCAATTTTGACCCCAATTCGTTCATGTATCAATTACTGAAGAATGAGATGAAGATTACAGCGAAAAGCATTTTCCTCTATCCGGAAGACGAAGAGTATGGTGCAATTACCGTTAAAAACACAACTTTCGTGCCGCTTCGGTATCTATCCGAGCAGCTGGATGCGGAAGTGAAGTGGAGCAAAGGTTCCAATGAGATTGTTGTAATTGACGATATTACCGGAGATGAGATTGCGCTGACTGTAGGTTCTCCGAAAGCAGTAGTCGCGGGGAAAGAAGTAACCATGGTGGAATCAGCCTTCGTCGGAAAAAACGGCAAAACCTACGTACCGCTGCGCTTCATGGCCGAATCGCTTGGAGCCGAAGTGGAAAAAGAGCCGGATACAGGCTGGATCTTTATTGATCGTCCGTAA
- a CDS encoding GNAT family N-acetyltransferase — MNHQFRLHANAVMLRPFTLQDQEDLAALTRQPEITDLLPDWKMTEEQLSDFLQFVVSSYEQFDPQDVRIMLAVIHQESRQLIGWCGVFPNDMLDPSDREVAYAISRNYRNKGYTTEAVRTLTAYLFEHTSLTRIVGIVKTYNPASRRVLEHTGFQYANRRRLSDGEVYDYFELYSTNSGGKTTERITSKPLSINLRRAEHEDAVVLTEICTRAFDHVIRVWTKGKDDLDSNLSPPGYNSVRLHEYVIREWDYYVVEADGCAIGGVSVNVLGQEIARLDKIYIDPVCQGRGAGSQVIRQIEAAYPHILHWRLETSGRQTSNHHFYEKLGYVRMYASDEEYGYEKKTDAGSGQHNPGIEHEHVQANLDSMWYSSSTMKNSRITDCNLSGSKLTNLNMTEMLLADLRLTNTKFEFCALDGVQFQDTHLGTGKIPMQWKHCDLGGSRFVDCDLSGVELEGCQVTGMKINGVPIEKYMEAYEMSKPNG; from the coding sequence ATGAATCATCAGTTTAGACTTCATGCCAATGCAGTTATGCTGCGCCCCTTTACGCTTCAGGATCAGGAAGATCTGGCGGCCTTGACCCGCCAACCTGAAATTACCGACTTGTTACCGGACTGGAAGATGACAGAAGAGCAGTTAAGTGACTTTTTGCAGTTTGTCGTGAGTAGTTATGAGCAGTTTGACCCGCAGGATGTGCGGATTATGCTTGCGGTTATCCATCAGGAGAGCCGGCAGCTGATCGGTTGGTGCGGTGTATTTCCAAATGATATGCTTGATCCGTCGGACCGTGAGGTGGCTTATGCCATCTCACGTAATTATCGGAATAAAGGTTATACCACAGAGGCAGTGAGGACATTAACCGCGTATCTATTCGAGCATACGTCGCTAACTCGGATCGTAGGCATTGTGAAGACGTATAATCCTGCTTCTCGTCGAGTACTTGAGCATACAGGCTTCCAGTATGCGAATCGGAGACGGTTGTCTGATGGAGAGGTCTATGATTATTTTGAACTTTACAGCACCAATTCCGGTGGGAAAACCACTGAGCGGATTACATCCAAACCATTATCGATAAACCTGCGTAGAGCGGAACACGAAGATGCCGTTGTGCTGACAGAAATCTGCACTCGTGCTTTTGATCATGTGATCCGCGTCTGGACCAAAGGAAAGGATGACCTCGATAGTAATTTAAGCCCTCCGGGTTATAACTCCGTCCGTTTGCATGAATATGTCATTCGTGAGTGGGACTATTATGTGGTAGAAGCGGATGGCTGTGCCATTGGCGGGGTAAGCGTGAATGTGCTTGGGCAGGAAATCGCAAGGCTGGACAAAATCTATATCGACCCTGTCTGCCAGGGACGCGGAGCAGGCTCACAAGTGATCAGACAGATTGAGGCTGCGTACCCACATATCCTGCACTGGAGGCTGGAGACCTCGGGTCGGCAGACGAGTAATCATCATTTTTACGAAAAGCTCGGTTATGTTCGTATGTATGCCTCTGACGAGGAGTACGGTTATGAGAAGAAGACCGATGCCGGGAGCGGGCAGCACAACCCAGGGATAGAACATGAACATGTTCAAGCCAATTTGGACTCGATGTGGTACAGTTCCAGCACAATGAAGAACAGCCGCATTACCGATTGTAATCTGAGCGGAAGTAAATTAACGAACCTGAACATGACAGAAATGCTGCTGGCGGATTTACGTTTAACCAATACCAAGTTTGAATTCTGCGCGCTGGACGGGGTTCAATTTCAGGATACACATCTGGGAACAGGCAAGATACCGATGCAGTGGAAACATTGTGATCTGGGGGGCAGTCGTTTTGTAGATTGTGATCTGTCCGGTGTTGAGCTGGAAGGCTGTCAGGTGACAGGAATGAAAATCAACGGGGTTCCCATTGAGAAATACATGGAGGCCTATGAGATGTCGAAACCAAACGGCTGA
- a CDS encoding DUF1877 family protein, with the protein MGMSGRYVVVDEELVQSIQSGEVSVLDCQVDLDIDKTWQMLQFTLNGSLLDGEPPLGYVVPLASQQYLGNYSDMDLFLLDHKQVLEAYMALEQLTPDDIRARFSLQRMLAEGVYPVMEGWDEEEVLQEIVQTLDLVQALFQVTVENGNSIIFYVF; encoded by the coding sequence ATGGGGATGTCGGGCAGGTATGTGGTAGTGGACGAGGAGTTGGTGCAGTCCATTCAATCAGGTGAGGTTAGCGTGCTTGATTGTCAGGTTGACCTCGATATTGATAAAACGTGGCAGATGCTGCAGTTCACGCTGAATGGCAGCCTTTTGGATGGGGAACCTCCCCTGGGTTATGTCGTGCCGCTTGCAAGCCAGCAGTATCTGGGGAATTATTCGGATATGGATCTGTTCCTGCTTGACCACAAACAAGTGCTGGAAGCTTATATGGCATTGGAACAGCTGACTCCTGATGATATAAGAGCACGTTTCAGCCTGCAGCGTATGCTTGCCGAAGGGGTATATCCCGTGATGGAAGGCTGGGATGAAGAAGAGGTCTTGCAGGAGATTGTACAGACGCTGGATCTGGTTCAGGCTTTGTTTCAGGTGACCGTCGAGAATGGGAACAGCATTATTTTTTATGTTTTCTAA
- a CDS encoding GNAT family N-acetyltransferase gives MSLDVNIRHSTDQDLQDMVILMDQLGYPTTFAEMQERYTHIAADANFTTLVAEIRGRVVGLIGMQTSYMYEKNGRHCRIMALVVHEHHRGSGIGRQLLLAAEQWAAAHQVDSISLNSGNRANREAAHEFYREMGYTPGSTGFSKKTMLLQHN, from the coding sequence ATGAGTCTGGATGTGAATATCCGGCACAGCACGGATCAGGATCTGCAGGATATGGTGATCCTCATGGATCAGCTTGGATATCCTACAACCTTTGCAGAAATGCAGGAGAGATATACGCACATTGCTGCGGATGCCAACTTTACCACATTGGTGGCCGAGATACGCGGGCGCGTGGTGGGACTGATTGGGATGCAGACGTCTTATATGTACGAAAAGAACGGAAGACACTGCCGCATTATGGCATTGGTTGTTCACGAGCATCACCGCGGCTCCGGTATTGGCCGCCAGCTGCTTCTGGCTGCTGAGCAGTGGGCAGCTGCACATCAGGTGGACTCCATATCGCTGAACAGCGGCAACCGTGCCAATCGTGAAGCAGCGCATGAATTTTATCGGGAAATGGGCTATACCCCCGGCAGTACCGGTTTTAGCAAAAAAACAATGCTGCTGCAGCACAACTGA
- a CDS encoding class I SAM-dependent methyltransferase, with translation MERSRVVDYYSKFDEWGRLDREPLEFLINMHYIRQSLPASGLVLDNGAGPGKYAVELARLGYQVTLSDLTPASVELAEQKANEMGLMQQFDGFHVLDATCLNGITDETYDAALMLGPLYHLQHEEERAAAMRELYRVTKPGGLIFVAVQSRMRMSINSLQSPQHWKPNDSMEAIWSFVEKGTFDHQDQGRFTGAYYFHVQDVVPFMEQHGFETVNLIGSSSLKAVLTDEQEQYWKERGEEQKLFEFMVKAAEDPSILGISSHLMYIGRKLLPS, from the coding sequence ATGGAAAGATCACGTGTGGTAGACTATTATTCTAAATTTGACGAGTGGGGAAGATTGGACAGAGAACCACTGGAGTTCTTGATTAACATGCACTATATCCGGCAGTCACTCCCGGCCTCAGGTCTTGTGCTGGACAATGGAGCAGGGCCAGGAAAGTATGCAGTGGAGCTTGCCAGATTGGGGTATCAAGTTACGCTGTCAGATCTGACTCCTGCATCTGTTGAACTGGCTGAACAGAAGGCAAATGAGATGGGCTTGATGCAGCAGTTTGACGGTTTTCATGTGCTGGATGCGACTTGTCTGAACGGGATTACGGATGAGACATATGATGCAGCGCTTATGCTGGGGCCTCTGTATCATCTGCAGCACGAGGAAGAGCGGGCGGCAGCAATGCGTGAACTCTATCGGGTAACGAAACCGGGGGGCCTTATATTTGTGGCGGTACAAAGCCGGATGCGCATGAGCATCAATTCATTGCAATCACCGCAGCATTGGAAGCCCAATGACAGTATGGAAGCGATTTGGTCTTTTGTCGAAAAAGGGACGTTCGATCATCAGGATCAGGGACGATTCACGGGAGCATACTATTTTCATGTGCAGGATGTTGTGCCGTTTATGGAACAGCATGGATTCGAGACCGTGAATCTGATCGGTTCATCCAGCCTGAAAGCAGTGCTTACAGATGAACAGGAGCAGTATTGGAAGGAACGTGGCGAGGAACAGAAGCTGTTTGAATTCATGGTTAAAGCGGCTGAAGATCCTTCCATTCTGGGCATTTCATCGCATCTGATGTATATTGGGAGAAAACTGCTGCCATCATAG
- a CDS encoding D-alanine--D-alanine ligase gives MKIGVIMGGTSSERDISLLTGQEMIANLDRSKYEVVPIELNSKRDLIEKSAGIDAALLALHGKYGEDGTVQGTLESLGIPYTGCGVLASSVCMDKDMSKQLMRQAGVLTGDWLQVSRMQDLSSAAVQHLTYPVVVKPNSGGSSIGTQIVHEPSNLSAAVEAALAWDDSVMIEQYIEGEEITCAIVDGKMLPVISIRANAAFFDYTAKYNDDGADEQVVQLPSELHQRVEAAALTCYRVLKCSVYARVDMLIREGVPYVLEVNTLPGLTRNSLLPKSAAAAGISFAELLDTIIDLSLKERAGEVSRA, from the coding sequence ATGAAAATCGGCGTTATTATGGGCGGTACATCTTCAGAGCGGGATATTTCCCTGCTCACCGGACAGGAGATGATTGCGAATCTGGACAGAAGTAAATATGAGGTTGTACCAATTGAGCTGAATTCCAAAAGGGATCTGATCGAGAAATCTGCTGGAATCGATGCTGCCCTGCTCGCTCTCCATGGTAAATATGGAGAAGATGGTACCGTGCAGGGTACACTTGAATCCCTCGGTATTCCCTACACCGGATGCGGCGTACTCGCAAGCAGCGTGTGCATGGATAAAGACATGTCCAAACAGCTTATGCGGCAGGCGGGAGTACTCACTGGTGATTGGCTTCAAGTCAGCCGTATGCAGGATTTGTCATCGGCAGCGGTCCAACATTTGACGTACCCTGTTGTAGTGAAGCCAAATTCCGGTGGATCCAGCATTGGAACTCAGATTGTACATGAACCGTCTAACCTGTCTGCAGCGGTGGAGGCCGCTCTAGCCTGGGATGACAGTGTAATGATCGAGCAGTACATTGAGGGTGAAGAAATTACATGTGCCATAGTGGATGGCAAAATGCTGCCGGTGATCTCCATTCGTGCGAATGCTGCCTTTTTTGACTATACCGCCAAATATAATGATGACGGTGCAGATGAGCAGGTGGTGCAGCTGCCTTCTGAGCTGCACCAGCGTGTTGAAGCAGCTGCGCTAACTTGTTACCGCGTGCTCAAATGCAGCGTATATGCCCGGGTAGATATGCTGATACGCGAAGGCGTACCATACGTACTTGAGGTCAACACGCTGCCGGGGCTGACCCGGAACAGCCTGCTGCCCAAAAGTGCAGCTGCAGCCGGTATTTCTTTTGCCGAACTGCTCGATACGATCATCGATCTGTCTCTGAAGGAACGCGCAGGGGAGGTGTCCCGCGCATGA
- a CDS encoding DUF4179 domain-containing protein: MKNTENQLSRHLKKDKDIPYPDFDAMWDQIVQDQERCPELHHAAAGGQGTRGLRWKKTALIGTAAAVLMATPVYAAVHYNWIDLLDHRSGIQTALQNGLGQKLDKSVTVQGVTLTLDTAFSDDNRTVILYTLNPGTYQGDTVRFPSIGLQDESGKLIEGRYYHVLDQTDGLYKGYFETEWTPSGNTANVKLTAGGIQVLAPAEKEINLDLSRQQSQVFDINQDGLGKLAVSVFHEKGHKVMLSTSLSLDQSEVREYVFPSLKIYNQEKQILEETAPGISGKPGANGEYISEQFYNLETLKQQAASYVLAYSREEGKMDQSLDIGIQLDKTEMLSGTSKRVLNLPLDQQSGETMVKEAVITPTQIRVILAHDESFARLPYLNYKLDVNGTELDGGVWPSEGSKQETELRFEVNPGLKINPDTPMTLYANHQVQYIEGEFEPVTLPAISEKPQVVDSNLGGFTIHWTYYLKDGDLYVERYSDDSHFGGINQTYMLQQGERSYGVPAKTQFAGDGSNQGIDRYEKYTSDTAVVYPYMYSTEEPERKAAVPLTAEKKK, translated from the coding sequence GGAGCGCTGTCCTGAACTTCATCATGCAGCAGCGGGAGGCCAAGGAACACGGGGCTTGAGATGGAAAAAGACTGCACTGATCGGAACAGCTGCAGCCGTGCTTATGGCGACCCCCGTATATGCAGCAGTTCATTATAACTGGATTGATCTCCTGGATCACCGGAGTGGTATCCAGACCGCGCTTCAAAATGGACTCGGACAGAAACTGGATAAGTCTGTGACCGTACAAGGAGTAACACTAACGCTGGATACAGCTTTTTCCGATGATAATCGCACGGTTATTTTGTATACCCTGAACCCGGGTACGTACCAAGGCGATACGGTAAGATTCCCTTCCATCGGTCTGCAGGATGAGAGCGGCAAACTGATTGAGGGCAGGTACTACCATGTTCTTGATCAGACCGACGGCCTTTATAAAGGTTACTTTGAGACAGAGTGGACACCATCAGGTAATACAGCCAATGTTAAACTTACAGCAGGTGGAATCCAGGTATTGGCGCCAGCAGAGAAAGAAATTAATCTGGACCTCTCCCGTCAGCAATCACAGGTGTTCGACATTAACCAAGACGGCTTGGGTAAACTTGCAGTGAGTGTATTCCATGAGAAGGGCCATAAGGTGATGCTGTCAACATCTTTGAGTTTAGACCAGTCCGAGGTCCGTGAATATGTCTTTCCTTCTTTAAAAATATACAATCAGGAGAAGCAGATTCTGGAGGAGACGGCACCGGGTATAAGTGGTAAGCCTGGAGCAAACGGTGAGTATATTTCAGAACAATTCTATAATCTTGAAACATTGAAGCAGCAGGCAGCTTCTTATGTACTGGCTTACAGCAGAGAAGAAGGCAAAATGGATCAATCGCTGGATATCGGTATCCAGCTGGATAAAACAGAGATGCTTAGCGGTACGAGTAAAAGAGTACTGAATCTCCCTCTGGATCAGCAATCGGGTGAAACAATGGTTAAGGAAGCTGTTATTACACCAACACAAATCAGGGTGATCCTGGCTCATGATGAATCGTTTGCACGACTGCCTTATCTGAATTACAAACTGGATGTGAATGGCACTGAACTGGACGGTGGAGTATGGCCATCCGAGGGTTCAAAGCAGGAAACCGAACTGCGATTCGAAGTAAATCCGGGTCTGAAAATCAATCCAGATACACCAATGACCCTGTATGCCAATCATCAAGTTCAATATATTGAAGGTGAATTCGAGCCGGTCACTCTACCTGCGATTAGTGAGAAACCACAGGTTGTGGATTCAAACCTGGGCGGTTTTACAATCCATTGGACTTATTACCTTAAAGATGGAGATTTGTACGTGGAAAGATATAGTGATGATTCCCATTTCGGGGGGATCAATCAGACCTATATGCTGCAGCAGGGAGAACGAAGTTACGGTGTACCGGCCAAAACCCAGTTCGCCGGCGATGGAAGCAATCAGGGCATCGACCGGTATGAGAAATACACCTCGGATACAGCCGTTGTATATCCGTACATGTACAGTACGGAGGAGCCGGAACGTAAAGCTGCTGTACCATTGACGGCAGAGAAGAAGAAGTAA
- a CDS encoding DUF4385 domain-containing protein has product MKKFDYSLNYEELDLRKQPELYTVGRGEQGVLMVEPYKSEILPYWRFKTPEIATESSEKIYELFLEYKKKGDFVGMDMARKFLQMGYTRARRYTNHKGGRKYSEEDGSILPYQNDEVKAEAAAIFKAQWEVAKKDEDYIQMKKHHREKYESESGEDGK; this is encoded by the coding sequence ATGAAAAAATTCGATTACAGTCTCAATTACGAGGAGCTGGATCTGCGCAAGCAGCCTGAATTATATACCGTTGGCCGGGGCGAGCAGGGTGTGCTCATGGTAGAGCCGTACAAAAGCGAAATCCTTCCCTACTGGCGCTTCAAAACACCTGAGATCGCAACAGAGTCATCAGAGAAAATCTATGAACTATTTTTGGAATATAAGAAAAAGGGTGATTTTGTTGGTATGGATATGGCCCGCAAGTTCTTACAGATGGGATACACCCGGGCGAGACGTTACACGAATCATAAGGGCGGGCGTAAATATTCCGAAGAGGATGGTTCGATCTTACCCTATCAGAATGATGAGGTGAAGGCTGAGGCTGCAGCCATATTTAAAGCCCAATGGGAAGTCGCAAAGAAGGATGAGGATTATATCCAGATGAAGAAACATCACCGTGAGAAGTATGAATCGGAAAGTGGCGAGGATGGAAAATGA
- a CDS encoding PLP-dependent aminotransferase family protein yields the protein MYSDLQLTEDRPVYIQVKDYLKRLMLKGGLQPNQKLPSTRELGTLMKVSRSTILLAYAELEDEGLIYALKGKGNYVSTLIQTPKAEAHWQLDWRAEVSEYAVQAEQYDLMKHGSGAERGEISFTSIAPDEKLFDLHNVKRAFLDRMSLEGEVLLNYGYAQGYKPLMNYLLRYMENKGVDLAGKDILITNGFTEGFDLVLGALRKKSGRALCENPTHHTAIKNLKLHQFQLTGISMESDGLDLKQLEHELADSAYDLAYLVPSYHNPTGIVTSPAKRTEIIRLMNEYQVPIIEDGFNEELRYSGSHVSPLIASMGSGNSLIYLGSFSKVLFPGLRVGWIIADAALIDYLESMKRARSIHTSTLDQSLLYQYLSNGNFEKYLKRARTEYKRKYELVVHCLKQYLPRCQISGAGGLHLFVQFPPEVRTRELLTACKVKGVTFTPGDTFYLEPGQGLHTMRLGFSRVSDENIRKGIRIIGETAATMM from the coding sequence ATGTATTCCGATCTGCAATTGACGGAGGACCGCCCTGTATATATACAAGTCAAAGATTATTTAAAGCGATTAATGTTAAAAGGCGGCCTGCAGCCTAATCAGAAGCTGCCTTCAACCCGTGAGCTTGGCACGCTGATGAAAGTAAGCCGAAGCACGATTTTGCTCGCTTATGCGGAGCTCGAAGACGAAGGGCTGATCTATGCGCTCAAAGGTAAGGGTAATTACGTCAGCACGCTCATCCAAACCCCGAAAGCCGAAGCACACTGGCAGTTAGACTGGAGAGCAGAAGTCAGCGAGTATGCGGTTCAGGCAGAGCAGTACGATCTCATGAAACACGGCTCGGGAGCAGAGCGCGGGGAGATTTCATTTACCAGCATTGCGCCGGATGAGAAGCTGTTTGATCTGCACAATGTGAAGCGGGCGTTCCTGGATCGGATGTCGCTTGAAGGAGAGGTTCTGCTCAATTACGGCTACGCACAAGGGTACAAACCGCTTATGAACTATTTACTTCGCTACATGGAGAATAAAGGAGTAGACCTTGCAGGTAAGGATATCCTTATTACAAACGGATTTACAGAGGGCTTCGACCTGGTGCTCGGGGCACTGCGCAAAAAAAGCGGCAGAGCCCTCTGTGAGAATCCTACGCATCATACAGCGATCAAAAACCTTAAACTGCATCAGTTCCAGCTCACCGGTATTTCCATGGAATCCGACGGCCTCGACTTGAAGCAGCTGGAGCATGAACTGGCAGACAGTGCGTATGATCTGGCCTATCTTGTGCCCTCTTACCACAATCCTACCGGAATCGTGACTTCTCCTGCTAAACGGACTGAAATTATTCGTTTAATGAATGAGTATCAGGTTCCAATCATCGAGGACGGCTTCAACGAAGAGCTTCGTTACTCCGGTTCCCATGTCTCACCCTTGATCGCCAGCATGGGCAGCGGTAACAGCCTGATCTATCTGGGGAGTTTCTCCAAGGTACTATTCCCTGGCCTGCGAGTAGGATGGATCATTGCGGATGCAGCGTTGATTGATTACCTGGAGAGCATGAAGCGGGCCCGCAGCATTCATACGTCTACACTGGATCAGTCACTGCTCTATCAATATTTGAGTAACGGTAATTTTGAAAAATATCTGAAACGGGCCCGTACAGAGTACAAGCGAAAATACGAACTCGTTGTCCACTGCCTGAAGCAGTATCTGCCGAGGTGTCAAATATCCGGTGCAGGCGGCCTGCATCTGTTCGTACAGTTTCCGCCAGAGGTAAGAACGAGAGAGCTGCTTACTGCCTGCAAGGTAAAAGGAGTCACCTTTACTCCTGGGGATACCTTTTATCTGGAACCAGGCCAGGGACTTCACACGATGCGTCTCGGTTTCTCCAGAGTCAGTGACGAGAATATCCGCAAAGGGATTCGCATCATCGGGGAGACTGCTGCCACTATGATGTAA